In Kordiimonas sp. SCSIO 12610, the following are encoded in one genomic region:
- a CDS encoding NADAR family protein: protein MIHSPGNVKQLISLTKKKNVKYLFFWGHKQRTPEVTKTCLSQWYPSPFYHNPNDQSSTRYATAEHYMMVQKAVLFHDYDIAKKILADDDPARAKELGRQVSNFDSAIWNAKNYYTVFDGNVLKFSQNPELKDYLLSTGKRILVEASPNDKIWGIGMTEDHSDACNPARWKGENLLGFALMKARSYLLRKR from the coding sequence ATGATTCATTCGCCCGGCAATGTTAAACAACTCATTAGCCTCACTAAAAAGAAGAATGTTAAGTATCTGTTTTTTTGGGGGCATAAGCAGCGAACACCCGAAGTTACAAAAACGTGCCTTAGTCAATGGTATCCAAGCCCCTTTTATCATAACCCTAATGATCAATCTTCTACAAGATATGCTACGGCTGAACATTATATGATGGTGCAAAAGGCGGTTCTTTTTCACGATTACGATATTGCGAAAAAGATACTAGCCGATGATGATCCAGCGAGAGCAAAAGAACTGGGCAGACAGGTCTCCAATTTTGATTCAGCAATTTGGAATGCGAAAAATTACTATACGGTTTTTGATGGAAATGTATTAAAGTTTAGTCAAAACCCTGAACTTAAGGATTATCTGCTGTCAACTGGGAAGCGTATACTCGTTGAGGCCAGCCCTAACGATAAAATCTGGGGTATTGGCATGACTGAGGATCACAGTGATGCATGCAATCCAGCTCGTTGGAAGGGAGAGAATCTACTCGGCTTTGCGCTTATGAAGGCAAGAAGTTACTTGCTGAGGAAGAGATAG
- a CDS encoding formylglycine-generating enzyme family protein codes for MTMTMKPHLFAHVVSASLLAFVTAKALANDEGCINHVAVEPYTDAQMVTDKVDAQSHEMNIKHLKGLLKTSVGSTVTLPMGSFSMGILDGMDDEQPVHNVTIDYELEVGLYEVTFNQWEACVENGGCNGYQPVAEGWGRGNRPVINVSWVDVQSFLKWLNSLAREAGDAGGWRLLSEAEWEYVAAADQPEQYSWGEYLGTNNANCNGCGSIWDEKTTAPVGSFKPNAWGLYDMHGNVFEWVSDCWNNNYERAPTNGQAWLYGNCERRVIRGGSWYFPPKFMRVTNRYWFNRDIRDFNVGFRTARTVNK; via the coding sequence ATGACGATGACAATGAAACCTCATTTGTTCGCTCATGTAGTATCCGCGAGTTTATTGGCCTTCGTAACGGCGAAGGCTTTAGCGAATGATGAGGGCTGCATTAATCATGTGGCGGTGGAACCGTATACAGATGCCCAGATGGTTACGGATAAGGTTGATGCTCAGTCTCATGAAATGAATATCAAACATTTGAAGGGTTTATTGAAAACTAGCGTTGGCTCTACGGTAACACTTCCTATGGGATCGTTTTCCATGGGCATTTTAGACGGGATGGATGACGAACAACCTGTGCATAATGTTACAATTGATTATGAACTCGAGGTTGGATTGTATGAAGTAACATTCAATCAATGGGAAGCCTGCGTTGAGAATGGTGGTTGCAATGGCTATCAACCAGTTGCTGAAGGTTGGGGGCGAGGTAATAGACCTGTTATAAATGTATCTTGGGTCGATGTTCAGTCTTTCCTGAAATGGCTAAACAGTCTTGCTAGGGAAGCAGGTGATGCAGGTGGTTGGCGCTTACTCAGTGAAGCTGAGTGGGAATATGTGGCCGCCGCTGATCAACCTGAGCAATATAGCTGGGGCGAGTATCTTGGCACTAATAATGCTAATTGCAACGGATGCGGAAGTATATGGGACGAAAAAACAACCGCACCAGTTGGGTCGTTTAAGCCCAATGCTTGGGGGTTATATGATATGCATGGTAATGTATTTGAATGGGTAAGTGACTGTTGGAATAACAATTATGAGCGAGCTCCAACTAATGGTCAGGCTTGGTTATACGGTAATTGCGAAAGGCGCGTTATCAGGGGTGGATCGTGGTATTTTCCTCCCAAATTTATGCGCGTGACAAATCGGTATTGGTTTAACCGTGATATTCGCGATTTTAATGTTGGATTTAGGACCGCAAGGACAGTCAATAAATAG
- a CDS encoding LuxR C-terminal-related transcriptional regulator — MSDETTIKASKEDIAVKRLEVTNLIYDFINDTSLMPNLIDGLAGLDEIDPNADDIFEKLSEASRLADKLHDIPDIDITRDVGLLVVGVNHHGNIALVPPGAEDWLGKKFKPSKQGIDWLTDQNGMRCLAHYIEFGAKNHLPIHKALIEGLKNKIVVTLIAIYRFDLSESAMNALKELYHLTPAEMRLCNHLGQGLSLKDSAVQLGVGAETNRTHLKRIFQKMGINSQNELVRIITQISAASSIYDVTRKHNLDLVDNQKNSIQTTHTAYIRTRHGSKLCYSCYGDPDGEPLLFFHHTIGCRILSDDMINDAYKAGKLIYTFDRPGYGGSEPIDNYCPKILAECTEDFLDAHGLQQVDALALAISGRSVLEAIPYMKGRMKTLDLYSFRGVSPPHDPTHIWNHFIYLLIKNAKYVGPMVRLLKSAFTNQSVVKNMQSAYGSSPPDQQYVSNPKNCFYLLNVLQLACSQNGVGPSYEFTNLRKEFRANRDDYSDTLIRAFFGEHDRYNPLEDAQDFLKQFPNLSVKSVPNAGQLFLFARFKEFLSLAR; from the coding sequence ATGAGTGACGAAACGACGATCAAGGCCTCTAAGGAAGATATCGCGGTAAAGCGCCTTGAGGTTACAAATCTTATCTATGATTTTATCAATGATACATCTTTGATGCCGAACTTGATTGATGGATTGGCTGGGCTTGATGAAATCGATCCAAATGCTGATGATATCTTTGAAAAACTCAGTGAAGCCAGTCGTTTAGCAGATAAACTGCATGATATCCCCGATATAGATATAACGCGTGATGTTGGTTTACTTGTCGTCGGTGTTAATCATCATGGTAATATCGCTTTGGTTCCACCGGGAGCCGAGGATTGGCTCGGTAAAAAGTTTAAACCAAGCAAGCAGGGTATCGATTGGCTGACAGATCAAAATGGTATGCGCTGCCTGGCTCATTATATCGAGTTTGGTGCGAAAAATCATTTACCCATTCATAAGGCATTAATTGAAGGCCTGAAAAACAAAATAGTTGTGACCTTAATTGCTATTTACCGATTTGATTTGTCAGAGTCTGCTATGAATGCACTCAAGGAGCTGTATCATTTAACTCCGGCAGAAATGCGTCTATGCAATCATTTGGGGCAGGGCTTAAGCTTAAAAGATAGCGCAGTTCAGTTAGGTGTTGGGGCGGAAACCAATAGAACGCATTTAAAGCGTATCTTTCAGAAAATGGGTATCAACAGTCAAAATGAACTCGTGAGAATTATCACCCAAATTTCTGCGGCTTCCTCAATCTATGACGTAACGCGTAAACATAATCTAGATCTTGTCGATAATCAGAAAAACAGTATTCAAACCACTCATACAGCCTACATCAGAACACGGCACGGCAGTAAACTTTGTTACTCCTGTTATGGTGATCCAGACGGAGAGCCCTTGCTCTTCTTTCATCACACCATTGGGTGTCGGATTTTAAGCGATGATATGATCAATGATGCATACAAAGCCGGTAAGTTAATATACACATTCGACCGTCCCGGTTATGGGGGATCAGAGCCAATTGATAATTATTGCCCTAAGATATTAGCAGAATGCACGGAGGACTTTCTGGATGCACACGGTTTACAGCAAGTAGATGCGTTGGCATTGGCAATCAGTGGTAGAAGTGTATTGGAAGCCATCCCCTATATGAAAGGTAGGATGAAGACGCTGGACCTGTATTCCTTTAGGGGCGTTTCTCCGCCTCATGATCCAACACATATCTGGAACCACTTTATTTATCTTTTAATTAAGAACGCAAAATATGTTGGACCGATGGTGCGATTATTAAAATCAGCTTTTACCAATCAGTCAGTAGTTAAAAACATGCAATCTGCTTATGGTTCTTCGCCACCAGATCAGCAGTATGTTTCTAATCCCAAAAACTGTTTCTACTTATTAAATGTTTTACAACTTGCCTGCAGTCAAAATGGTGTAGGCCCAAGCTATGAATTTACTAATTTGCGAAAAGAATTTAGGGCAAATAGAGATGATTACTCTGATACTCTTATTAGGGCATTTTTTGGAGAGCATGATCGATATAATCCCCTGGAAGATGCTCAGGATTTTCTGAAACAATTCCCTAACCTCAGTGTCAAATCTGTTCCAAATGCAGGGCAGCTCTTTCTGTTTGCTAGGTTCAAGGAGTTTTTGTCACTAGCCCGATAA
- a CDS encoding PEPxxWA-CTERM sorting domain-containing protein, with product MKKILLAIMVILSPFGIVNAQSATFELTADANFFNTSTAASFGFDGTQSVVNGAFVLSFSVNTTPFLTDTPDPVTGEFNRALYGIESTIATIGNQTFTFGGGSSERIGIINNSFGTDFFDIFVQGGLRTGTFNGITRNILLPSFQFVSRPDIDTIASPSIFNFTADNYNSGARNFTSQTINIGGLGSVRLQNHRISNVVFTSAVPEPATWLMMIIGFAVLGLALKHRERALVREIS from the coding sequence GTGAAAAAGATATTATTAGCAATAATGGTGATTTTATCGCCGTTCGGCATAGTTAATGCGCAATCGGCAACATTTGAGCTGACTGCAGATGCCAATTTTTTTAATACATCAACTGCAGCAAGTTTTGGTTTTGACGGGACACAATCAGTTGTTAATGGTGCTTTTGTGCTGTCATTTAGTGTTAATACAACACCCTTTTTAACCGACACACCCGACCCAGTCACCGGAGAATTTAATCGGGCACTTTATGGCATCGAAAGCACAATAGCGACTATCGGAAACCAAACCTTCACGTTTGGCGGTGGATCCTCTGAACGTATAGGCATAATTAACAATAGTTTCGGAACCGATTTTTTTGATATCTTTGTCCAAGGCGGGTTAAGGACTGGTACATTTAATGGCATAACTCGAAATATACTCTTGCCTAGCTTTCAATTCGTAAGCAGACCCGATATTGACACCATTGCCTCGCCAAGCATCTTTAATTTTACGGCGGATAATTATAACAGTGGGGCAAGAAATTTTACCTCGCAAACGATTAACATAGGGGGTTTGGGAAGCGTAAGGCTTCAAAATCATAGAATTTCTAACGTAGTATTTACATCCGCCGTACCAGAGCCAGCGACATGGCTGATGATGATTATTGGTTTTGCTGTGTTGGGATTGGCCCTTAAGCATCGTGAGCGCGCGCTAGTACGTGAAATATCTTAG
- a CDS encoding PDZ domain-containing protein: MKHRLFLVIFLCFGLCPQTGFAQSNNNAQARAFYFVAEEAYENKKYSDAFDALKRAEKLRGETDARFLGLEIKILFAQKKDQRVIRLIDRFYAHDAPADLARDIAKIQLQTEKRIRSQQQAKARRIAAEKKRAEERRRQEIERKRREAERERFRLEKKKREEAEKFQKARESDHRAARIARDNQSNSLGITISDDGGILTIIQASEDGAGYLNGLQVGSNILKVNGIEITSTKQFIRLYDQKKKIRLRVKQLNAKRSKLVTKTIKIDMEKAKAIFAARKGKLGIAFGQAQTYPILAMTVTPQSPAARGGIQAGDFILAVGDTKITSTEEFLRQITLIETGQVVVFTIDRLGKTILLPIKF; the protein is encoded by the coding sequence ATGAAACATCGTTTGTTTTTAGTAATCTTCCTATGTTTTGGTTTGTGTCCACAAACCGGCTTTGCACAATCCAATAATAACGCTCAGGCACGCGCGTTCTATTTCGTTGCAGAAGAGGCATATGAAAATAAAAAATACAGTGATGCCTTTGATGCATTAAAGCGTGCAGAAAAATTGCGCGGTGAGACCGATGCCAGATTTCTGGGGCTTGAAATCAAAATCCTTTTTGCCCAGAAAAAAGATCAACGGGTCATTAGACTGATCGATAGGTTTTACGCACATGATGCTCCAGCAGACCTTGCCAGGGATATTGCCAAAATCCAGCTTCAAACCGAGAAGCGAATTCGCTCACAACAACAGGCAAAAGCTAGACGGATTGCCGCAGAAAAAAAGCGGGCTGAAGAACGGCGCCGGCAAGAAATTGAGCGCAAACGCCGTGAAGCGGAACGTGAGCGTTTTCGGCTTGAAAAAAAGAAACGCGAGGAAGCCGAGAAGTTTCAAAAAGCGCGCGAATCCGACCATAGAGCGGCAAGGATAGCACGCGACAACCAAAGCAACAGCCTCGGCATAACTATATCTGACGACGGCGGTATTCTTACTATCATTCAGGCCTCTGAAGATGGTGCGGGATATCTAAATGGTCTGCAAGTTGGCAGCAATATATTAAAAGTGAATGGGATCGAAATAACATCTACTAAGCAGTTCATTAGACTGTATGATCAAAAGAAAAAGATACGTCTACGCGTAAAACAGCTTAATGCAAAACGAAGTAAACTGGTCACCAAGACCATCAAAATAGACATGGAAAAGGCGAAGGCCATATTTGCGGCGCGAAAAGGCAAACTAGGTATAGCTTTTGGCCAAGCGCAAACATATCCGATACTGGCGATGACTGTTACCCCACAAAGTCCTGCAGCCAGGGGCGGCATTCAAGCGGGCGATTTTATTTTAGCGGTTGGTGACACAAAAATTACGTCAACCGAAGAGTTCTTAAGACAGATAACACTGATAGAAACAGGACAGGTCGTTGTCTTCACCATTGACAGGCTTGGTAAAACCATACTGCTGCCGATTAAATTTTAA